The DNA window CTACCCAAAGTAAGAACCGCTCCatcaaaaactttgattttcacCATGCCATTAAACATAACATCACCAGATGACATACCAATTATAGATGCATTGAAAATTTTTCCTCCTTGAAAGTCATCAAAATATTCCTACCTAGAACACACATGGAACACACGTAGAATCAAATATCCAACTATCATGCGAAAAAATGTCAGTATGTTTGGAGACTGTGAGAGACATCTCTAAAGTCCTCTAGCTCCATCAAAGGTTATCCAACATCATCATCTCTCTTTGTTTTAGGACAATCTCTCTTGACATGATCCATTTCTTTGCACTGGTAACATTGAATGCCTTTTCCTCTGGAATCAGATGCAAACCTGTCACTCTAAAATACCTTTTTAGCTAATCATTCTCTTCACATTATCTCTACTGCTCACTAGTATATGGTTATATTTCATGCATAAACTTGATGTTATATGTGTTTCATGAGATAAAAACACAACATGTACTTGATCTAGATTCATATAACCTGACCATATAGTATCAatgtgacacgatcaaaagattgatgtcttatcccaagtgcaggagtgtcgaaataataaataatccagcaagaccggggtcgaaccatagggaggtgaactatataaaattataaacaacaaatgaaaaggagttgaagagaatttttgagatgtgatattgatgtgagtattaaataaagataaaagcaattgtcaaagttagaggatctactaatagtattagaaattagaaataagtatggtataaactctttttattaatcaactaaaaaccacacacaaaggaggttccaattggatgatttatccttaatagttcattataaatttttaacatgctcgtattaattatcttattttagtaacaccatacttttaaatattgtcaggaattcatgatgttaacttatgttaacaacaaatcaagttcctttcatagcacaggtgtcggttataccatacaataggctatgaaagtgtcaagtatttgttgtaccaaaggTTGtgcaacacaaatctagattaatcatttaacaagcaatgtattaagaattagtaagataaaaagataagacatgttaataacaaactttcttggatataaatattgaagtccatgttgagtttatattatacccattctaacaccattagtgaaaccttttcaccttaacataataaacttagttaaacattgtgaataagagaaacataaataaactagataagaacatagttatgatgaaagttaactaagtatagtaaagaaaatgaaaaacataaacaagagattaatataacataaaataaaacttgaacattacaaaatacaaagaaagagagcaagaatatgatcttgatcttaaaaccaagatgtctaaatgtatggcaaatgcctccttttataggctaaaatttggaactattgatttaatgactaattattgagtcgGTGGCCATCTCTTGACTTagtgacaaccattatcttcttgtctgaacaaaacatcattgtcaACGTCAGAATTtaaacagatagtcttcatgaacgTTCTGGGaatttgtctcagctttccaacaaaacaagaatgagctcatttggacttctagaactcgagatatgggctaaatactgaacagtgtctgggctacaAGACAGATTccaacttctcttttgttgctacaatttgaacttgaaaacgaccgttttgaatcttggactcttatgaaagttttaggcctatgtcttagctttccatccatataaaccagacctaaattcatgttttacagctccagttatgatccaataaccgaatgatgttccagtttgaattgaaccagcatctcttctttaagcttaaccctttctttgtcttttcattttcaatagttaaacacgtcaatcaatcctttaaattgtgagatatgtctgcatttaaaatgagcatttaccataaattaaagatatcttatgttatcaaacttgttattataaaacatgtttaagttaggaaatttaatgatactttaagtgcaatatgatgatataaaaccttgataaaaatacacttttaaatactaatcacAATGTCACCATATCATCAAACGAATCAAGGAGAAAGGTAAGAAGTAAAAGGGTCTTGTCTTCTTCCTTAATCTTGAcatcaatcaatttttatagCTGATCCAATATACCATTGAGCACATTCGAGTGCTCTATGAGATGCTCCCCTTCCTCCATTTTTAGCTTGTAAAGTAACTGCTTCAGATGTAACTAATTGGTCAAACTCTTTATCAGATaaaatttttgttacttttccCATATTGTAGGCATCACATCTTTATCTATAATGCTGTCATCAATACAAAGTTGAACATGTTCACATACTTTAATTCCAACTCCTCCCACTCGTCTTCCTTCATAAATAACTCATTCAATGGAAAGAGAAATAACAGAGATGAATGAAGATTGGCTGACATGGTTCAACAACATCCTGCCTGGTCCATGGATCCGAGAGTAATCCTTCTTTACTATGAGAGTAAATTAGtacaaaattatgattatgatttttatacTCAAAACTGAACGCCCCCTTTCACTTTAAAGCACCCCTGTGGTCTTCACACTTTAAAGCACTCATCTATTTATAATGGTCAAACACTTGGTGAACCAAAAATGAATAAAGTTGGTGACTAAGTTTGCAAAACTCGAAGGCTACTCTACTATTACTTGATCCCCACTTCATTTATTTAGCCACTATTCCAGGAAAAATTAAGTAATACCCCATCAGAGAAAACATgtcttatttttaaaaccatccAAAATTCCTATTTCCAAACTCAAAATTCGGTTGCTAAACCAAAGGAGTGGACCGGACGGCATGTTTCAGGTGAAAGACAATTGAGAGAACTAAAACGTGCTGATGAGAAACAGGGAGGTTTGATCCTTTATTTCAACAATTGCTACTTGACCTTTTATTTACTTCTTAATGCAAATAAACTTTATGGTTTGGAGTGAATTATCTCCCCGCTCCTTTcttaaaaagaagataaaaaagaaacctCACGGTTTGAAATGAATTATCTCCACGCTGCTTTCTGAAAAGAAGGTAGACAAATGCTCTGTTGAAATTGCATGCTTACCTTCCTCTGTGTTGAAAAAACTGTGATGAGATCACTTTGTTATCCTCTGGAATTCGCCCACCTTCCTAGAAGTTTCTTCTAAAACATGCTCACATGGCCTTGGCATCAAACGGCtgattaatttaatgtattttagaCCTCCTTGTTATACTACACGAAATTATTGCAGCTAAATGACACAGGTAGGTATGTATCTTTCGGCTCTGGCTAGTTCCCATAAGTCTACTACTTTCATGGCTGTTCATTGTGCtctcattataaattaattatttttctgcaAAGACTTGTATTCTGGATCTTtgacattttaatttcttggacCCCATTCAGAAAAGTTTTTCACAAGGATGATTCCTGGCATCTGCTTAACAAAATTCCTTGTGACACCACGTACAAGGGCATCCAGGTTCcaatggaaagaaaaagagatggcTTTGGCCAGCACATAGTATACATTCATTTGTCAAATTCTTGATCTTATTAAAACTAAATGTTGCTAGGTCGCTATCAGTGAGGTCACGCATCCGTCGACAAGGAACAGGATTCATAAGTTTTGCCAATTTATCTGTATAATATCATGCCCATGTATTCTTTTATTGGACGGTACACATTGCTGGGTCAAtcaatttaacttttctttgtagtgaaagagaaaatcaaactctttattttattttttttcgaaGAGTTATTCAATGGTGGCTCCACACCAATTTCCTTGTGGTTTCCAACTCTATTCCTAAATATTTGTTTCCCTTATCAAAGTCCACCATGTTTATCTCCAACCACAATGCTTCACCTTCAAACAACCTTCTTTTGATCTAATATACCTTCTTTTGCCTATGGTGATCATGGACTTGGATTTTGAAAGACatagcaaaagaagaaaaaccaagCTTGAAGATGATCCACAAACAACTGGAATGGAGCTTCTACCGAGGGAGATTGCTCAAGATATACTTTCAAGATTGCCCATCACTTCTTTGGTGAAATTCAAGTGTGTATGCCGAGCTTGGCGTGCCATGGCGCTGGACCCTGAGGTTGTAAATTTATATCTCTCTTGCTCAACTCAGGAAACAGATCCTTGCGTAATCCTTCACTGCGACTTTCCCATCAGAAACAATCTTTACTTCGTTGATTTCGCTGCCcacgaagaagaaaaggagaaggtgAAAAGAATTCGAGCACCTTTTTCTTCTATGATGCCGGAGTTTGAAGTGGTAGGTTCCTGTAATGGTTTACTATGCCTATCCGACTCGTTGTTCAACGATTCTCTTTATATCTATAATCCTTTCACGGGCAGATATAAAGAGCTGCCAAAATCCTTGCAGTATCCTGATCAAGAAGTggtgtttgggttcggtttcaATCCCAAGACTAATGAATACAAGGTAATTAGGATTGTGTATTATAGGAATGGGCATGGCAGATACCCTCGGTCACGTAGAATCATTTATCCACTATCACAAGTCCAAATCTTAACACTAGGCTGCCCTGGATGGCGAAGTCTAGGCAAAGTGTCATACCGGCTAGTTCGCCGGGCATCAGAGACCCTGGTTAATGGAAGGCTTCACTGGGTTAGCCGACCGTGTAGAAACAAGCCTGCCCGCAGGCTGGTCTCATTCGACTTGACCGATGAGCAATTCCGAGAAGTCCCGAAACCGGACTGCGGTGGCCTAAATAGGTGCGACTATCATCTAGCGGTTCTGAGAGGCTGTCTCTCTGTTGCTGTTTATTGCAATTATGGAAGACTGGAGATCTGGGTCATGAAGGAGTACAATGTGAAGGAGTCATGGGTTAAAGAATACAATATTGGAGCGTACATGCCAAAGGGTTTGAAGCAAAATCTTGTCCGACCTCTGAAGATATGGAAGAATGCCTCAAATGGAAGGGCTGTTAGAGCTCTATGCGTGTTGAAGAATGGTGAAATCCTGCTGGAGTATAAGAACAGAGCTCTGGTTTCTTATGACCCAAAGAAGGGAAAATTTAAGGATATCGACTTACAAGGGACGCCAAAATGGTTCCAAACAGTAGTTCATGTGGGCAGCCTGAACTGGATTGATACTCCAAGTGACTAGCACAGCCATGGATCGGGTACTTCTCCCTTCGTGAGTTGATCTCTCCTTgtcctgaaacaaaaaaaaaatctgtttctGTTTCAATTGTTCGCTTTTATCATTAGGTTCTCATTAGACTATCAAACCCCACACGCATTTACAGACTCCAATAATCAAAGTATATTGGCGTGTATgaatattgaatattaatattggATCGATTGCAATGCAAGAGAATATTTATGTCTCATGTAAGAAGTAGACAAGATCAGTTCGTATAGGTTAAGATTAATCCCTTGTATTAGTGGGTTTTAAGTCCAGCTCCCCCTCCTTTGCTGCTCGAACAATCAACCAGCCCTTccttttttacattaacaattAACCACTAATGTAAAAATTAGTGTTAATACTAATACACTAAAAGAGTTCCGTAATTTCCTGTGCATTGCTGTGTTTCACGCTGAATGGTATTGCTCAttgaacaatatttattttttgttttagtaactcaacctttttgttttcaatttcattgttttgtatgatatttgtgatattttacatgttgatattttcttttccttgtatttTCTTGACAATTCAATGTGTTGggtgaaattttaaaactgatTTAAAGgctaatttcatgaaaaaaaaaaataaatttgtaatgttaagaaaaattaaaagaaggaccaaaataaaataaacctaaaGGGGCTTTTTTCTTATTAGCACAAAAAAGCTCAATTTTGTCCAAAAATTTTCCATCCACTCCCTTGTAGTCCCtataattttaggattttatatttagatcttaagctttatttatttcatgtttcagTCCTAAAATTTCAGTccctataattttatattattattattgttgttgttgttctttttattatagaaaatatctttgaatcaatgtattaaaataatatttaaacgaTTATAcaattaagctttaattttttaaaaaaatattaaagactttttatgatgatattattaattgctttatgaataattatttacTAACCTAATATGtggaatttataaaataatttgctcattaatattgaat is part of the Populus trichocarpa isolate Nisqually-1 chromosome 2, P.trichocarpa_v4.1, whole genome shotgun sequence genome and encodes:
- the LOC112326458 gene encoding F-box protein At3g07870, with translation MVIMDLDFERHSKRRKTKLEDDPQTTGMELLPREIAQDILSRLPITSLVKFKCVCRAWRAMALDPEVVNLYLSCSTQETDPCVILHCDFPIRNNLYFVDFAAHEEEKEKVKRIRAPFSSMMPEFEVVGSCNGLLCLSDSLFNDSLYIYNPFTGRYKELPKSLQYPDQEVVFGFGFNPKTNEYKVIRIVYYRNGHGRYPRSRRIIYPLSQVQILTLGCPGWRSLGKVSYRLVRRASETLVNGRLHWVSRPCRNKPARRLVSFDLTDEQFREVPKPDCGGLNRCDYHLAVLRGCLSVAVYCNYGRLEIWVMKEYNVKESWVKEYNIGAYMPKGLKQNLVRPLKIWKNASNGRAVRALCVLKNGEILLEYKNRALVSYDPKKGKFKDIDLQGTPKWFQTVVHVGSLNWIDTPSD